GGCATTTTTTGCGTCGCCTTTTGAGGAAGCTGCTTTATTATCGATCGATGGCTCCGGAGACTTCACTACAACCATGACGGGTATTGGTAAAGGCAATCAGATTGAGGTGCTGGAATCGGTAGACTTCCCGCATTCAGTTGGTTTGTTTTACACGGCACTCACCCAGTTGTTAGGATTTCCTCACTATGGAGATGAATATAAAGTAATGGGTCTGGCGCCATATGGTGAGCCAAAATATGTTGACAAACTGAAAGAAGTTTTACGTTTTGAGAATAACGGCTTGTTCTCCCTGGACCTGAAATATTTCCGTTCGGCCAAAAGCGGTATTGTGTCTTATGGCGATGATCATATTCCGGTGGTAGCACCGTTGTACACAGACCTGATGGTAGAGAAATTTGGGGCGGTACGTAAAAAAGAGGAGCCGCTTAGTCAGTATCATAAAGATCTGGCAGCTTCTGTTCAACGTGTAACGGAAGAACTGATATTCCACATCCTGAATCATTTGCAAAAACGCACCGGTTTAACCAGTGTTTGTATTGCCGGTGGTGTGGCGCAAAACTCCGTAGCCAACGGTAAGCTTACGCGAAACACAGGATTTAAAAATGTATACATCCCCTCTGCCGGTCATGATGCTGGTATTTCAATGGGGTCGGCCTTATATGTATATAATCATATTCTGAAACAGGAACGGGCGGCGCCTATTTGGTCGGCCTATACCGGAAGCCGGTTCAGCAATGAAGAAATTGAACAATACCTGCAAAGCCGAAACATTACTTACAAACGGTTAAGTGATGAAGAACTGTATGACAAAGTAAGTGATCAGTTGATCAATGCAGGCGTTGTTGGTTGGTTTAACGGACGGGCGGAATTTGGTCCCCGTGCATTGGGGGCGCGTTCTATCCTGGCTGATCCTCGCCGTTCCGACGCCAAAGATCTGTTAAATGCAAAGATCAAACGACGTGAAAGTTTTCGCCCGTTTGCACCTTCAATACTAAAAGAGTTTGTAGGAGAATATTTTGAGGTTAATGATGAAGTGCCTTTTATGGAAAAGGTATTCCCTATTAAAAAGGAAAAACATGCAGTTATTCCTGCAGTAACACACGCTGATGGCACCGGCCGTTTACAAACGGTCGACAAGGTGGTTACCCCCCGTTATTATGCATTGATTGAAGCATTCCGTAAAAAAACTGGCGTACCCATTTTATTGAATACTTCGTTTAATGAAAATGAACCGATCGTGAATTCACCACACGATGCGCTGGAGTGTTATCTGCGTACCAATATGGATATGCTGGTGTTGGAAAATTGTGTTATTACGCGGAACGGTTCTTTATGAAAATTTCAATAATCACTGCAACATATAATAGCGCAAATACGGTAAGGGATACATTAGCATGTATCGCCAGCCAGCGGTATGCGAATATTGAACATATCATTGTTGATGGGTTGTCGAAAGACAATACATTGGATATTGTGAAACAGTTTCCACATGTTGCCAAAGTGATCTCTGAAAAGGATAAAGGCATCTATGATGCTATGAATAAGGGAGTACAACAGGCAACCGGTGATGTAATCGGGATTTTGAATTCAGATGACTTTTATTCCGACCCATTTGTATTGGAGAAAGTAGCTGCGGCGTTTAAAAACCCTGCGGTAGAAGCAGTGTATGGAGATCTGCAATATGTGAAACAGGATAATGTACAGGTAGTAACCCGTACCTGGAAGTCTGGTAAATACCAAAAACGGTTTCTATATTATGGTTGGATGCCACCGCATCCTACTTTTTTTGTGCGCCGGAATATATATGATAAATGCGGCCTCTTTAACATTACTTTGCGCTCTGCCGCAGATTATGAATTAATGCTGCGTGTATTATTAAAGCATAATACCCAGGTAGAATACATTCCCGAAGTGTTGGTGAAAATGCGGGCCGGTGGAATGAGTAATGCTTCCCTGAAAAACAGGTTAAGGGCCAACAGGGAAGATGAAATGGCCTGGAAATTGAACGATTTAAAACCCTATTTCTTTACTACGTGGTTAAAACCACTGCGAAAAGTATTTCAATTTATAACCCGATAAACATATGGCAAAAGTAGCATTGGTTACAGGGATAACCGGGCAGGATGGTGCTTATTTAACAGATCTGTTGTTAAAAAAGGGATACATTGTTCACGGTATTAAGCGTAGAAGTTCTTTGTTTAATACTGAACGGATCGACCATTTGTACCAGGACCCGCATGAAAAAAACGTGCAATTAACACTACATTATGGCGATCTGACCGATTCTACTAACCTTATTCGCATTATACAGGAAACGCAACCCGATGAAATTTACAACCTGGCGGCCATGAGCCATGTGCATGTAAGTTTTGAAACACCGGAGTATACCGCCAATGCCGATGGGATTGGCACCTTGCGTATTCTGGAAGCTGTTCGTTTATTGGGGTTGACTCAAAAAACCAAGGTTTACCAGGCATCTACCTCAGAATTATATGGTCTGGTGCAAGAAGTACCCCAGTCTGAAAGAACGCCTTTTTATCCCCGTTCACCTTATGCGGTAGCAAAATTGTACGGATACTGGATCACTGTAAACTACAGGGAAGCTTATAACATGTTCGCCGTGAACGGAATTTTGTTCAACCATGAATCTCCTTTACGTGGCGAAACTTTTGTAACCAGAAAAATTACGCGAGGCGTAGCAAAGATCGCCCTGGGGTTGCAGGATAAGATCTACCTGGGTAATCTGGATGCACAGCGCGACTGGGGCCATGCAAAAGATTATGTGGAAGCGATGTGGTTGATTTTGCAACAGGAAAAACCGGAAGATTATGTAATTGCAACCGGCATTACTACCCCTGTGCGCGAATTTGTACGGATGGCTTTTAATGAAGTGGGCATTGAACTGGAATTTAAAGGCAAGAACGAGAATGAGGTAGGTATGGTAAAAGCCTGCAATAATCCTGAATTCAAAATCGAAATTGGAAAAGAAGTTATTGCTGTAGATAAAAGATATTACCGCCCTACTGAGGTTGACCTGTTAATAGGGGACCCCACCAAGGCGCAAACTCAACTGGGCTGGAAGCCAAAATATGACCTGCCTGCTCTGGTTGAGGAAATGGTTGCTAATGATGTGGAATTATTTAAAAAGGAACAATTATTGAAAGAGTCCGGTTATTACGTACGAAATCAATTTGAATAATATTCATCACCACACATCATAATATTTACCGTGAATAAATCTGACAAAATTTACGTAGCCGGTCACCGGGGAATGGTAGGCTCTGCATTGGTTCGGAAATTGAAAAAAGAAGGATTTGAAAATTTAGTACTGCGTACATCTGCGGAGCTCGACCTGCGTAACCAGCAGGCCGTGGAAGCGTTTATGGACCAGGAAAAACCGGATTACGTTTTTGTCGCCGCTGCCAAAGTGGGCGGTATTCTGGCCAACAATACCTACCGCGCCGATTTTATTTATGATAATATCCTGATGCAATCGAACCTCATACACGAATCGTGGGTGAATGGGGTTAAAAAGCTCATGTTCCTGGGCTCATCCTGTATATATCCCAAACTGGCGCCTCAACCGCTGAAGGAGGAATACCTGTTAACCGGATTGCTGGAGGATACAAATGAGCCTTATGCCATTGCTAAAATTGCAGGCATAAAAATGTGCGACGCCTACCGCGCTCAATATGGCTGTAATTTCATTTCGGTAATGCCTACCAATTTGTACGGCCCCAACGATAACTACAGCCTGGAAACTTCGCATGTGTTACCGGCACTGATCAGAAAAATACACGAGGCAAAATTGAATAATGAGCCTTCTGTGGTAATGTGGGGAACCGGTACGCCCAAGCGGGAGTTTCTGCATGCCGATGACCTCGCCGATGCCTGTTTCTTCCTGATGCAGACATACAATGAACCGGGCCTGGTAAATGTTGGCGTTGGCGATGATATTGCTATAAAAGACCTTGCATTACTGATTAAGGATGTGATAGGATACAATGGCGATATTGAACATGACCTGAGCAAGCCCGATGGCACGCCACGCAAACTGATGGATGTTCAAAAATTGACTCGCCTTGGCTGGAAAGCCAAAATTGGTTTACGGGAAGGAATTGAACGTGTTTATAAAGAATTTTCGCAACTATACGCTGCAGGAGTGTAGATTTGTTTGAGGTATCAATTTAATTAAGGAGTCTTGCATGTTTTCTATTTTTAATAAGAAGCCAAAAATCCAGCTTGATCTGAGCGTAGTGGGTACTGATATGCATTCGCATTTATTACCCGGTATCGACGATGGATCGCCTGATGTAGAAACATCACTGCAGCTGATTGCTGGTTTGCAAGACCTGGGTTACCGGAAATTTATTACCACTCCCCATATCTTATGGGATATGTATAAAAATGATGCAGTGTCTATTGGCGCCGCACACAGCGAGCTACAACAAGCACTGCAACAAAATAATTCAGATGTTCCAATAAGAGCGGCTGCAGAATACTTTCTCGATGAACATTTCGATGAGTTATTGGAGACCAATACACCGTTACTAACCATCCACGAAAACTGGGTATTGGTTGAATTCTCTTTTGTTACCACTCCGCTGAATTTTAAAGAGAAGCTGTTCAACATGCAAATGAAAGGATATCAGCCAATTCTGGCGCATCCTGAACGGTATTTGTATTTTATGAGTGATAAAAGATGGTATGATGAACTGAAAGATGCAGGTTGTTACTTTCAGTTGAATATTTTGTCGCTCACCGGGTATTATGGCAAGGCTTCACTGCAATTGGCCCAATACCTCCTGAACAAACGATATATAAACCTGCTGGGCACCGATTGCCATCACTTCCGACACCTCAACACACTTCGGGCTGCCAAAAACATAATGGAGCCGGTTCTATCACTTCTGGACAGCGGCCAGCTGTTAAACCCCACTTTATAAGATTTCTTTCCGATTATTGGATTGGCTATGTAAGCGCTTGTAAATGTTTTATTTATATTGCGCTGCCAAAAAAGCATCCATTTATTTGGTTTAAGCCTTCTTTGGCAAGGTTTAAACAATTTAAGGATGCACTTTGTAGTTAATTGTATATGAATGCGTTTACCATAAAGGACCTGGAAAATCTTTCTGGTATTAAAGCCCATACAATTCGTATTTGGGAACAGCGCTATTCTTTTTTGCGCCCGCAACGCACTACCACCAACATCCGCTACTACACCAACGAAGAATTAAAAATAGTCCTGAACATTGCGCTGCTGAATAAATATGGGTATAAAATTTCCCATATCGATAAAATGAGTTCGGCGGAGGTGCGGGAAAAGATTGTTTCGCTTTCCCATGCAGAAGCGCAACAGGAGCGGCTGGTGAACGACCTGCTGCAATATATGATCGATCTTGACCTGGAAAAATTTGAGGACCTGCTGGATAATTATATTCAGGCAAAAGGCATTGACAAGGTCATCAGCTTCCTGATTTTTCCGTTTCTTGATAAAATAGGCATTTTATGGCAGGCCAGTCATATACATCCCGCTCAGGAACACGTAGTTACCAATATTATCCGGCAAAAGTTGATCGTGGGTATTGAATGTGTGGTGTCCCATATTACGGTTAATAAAAAAGTGATCCTGTTTTTGCCCGAAGGGGAGTACCATGAGCTGGGTTTGCTTTACACCTATTACCTGCTTAAAAGCCGGGGTGTGCAGGTTATTTACCTGGGCGCCAATGTGCCTTTTCACGATTTGGAATTTATAACCTCCTATAAACAACCCGATTACTTGTATACTCACCTTACCTGCATTGCCGGCAATTTCAATTTTGAGAAGTTTCTTACCAAGATCCATCAACACGCTCCCCAGGTTCAGATCATTGTTTCGGGTCAGCTTACCAATTGCAATATGAAAAAATTACCTGCCGGTGTTCTCCTAAAACGTTCATTATCAGAAGTTATGGAGTTTATTGCGGCCCTTTAAGCAATTTTTAATGGTCTCTTTTTGATTTTATTAACAAATATTTTAGCCCATTAACCGTCAATCTAAATAGGGGTGGAATTTTTCTGTATTGTCATACCCGTGTAACAATTGGCTGGTTTGATTATTTATAGAATTATTAAGCCCACTGGATTTTTTCCGTAAGCGAATTCTGTTTAAATTTGTGATGTAATTATTTAAACAATTTATTTATGTCGACGGTTGAATTTAATCAAATGCTGGTGAACAATGCAGAGTTCTTGAAGCCGTTTGCAATAACGTTGACGAGAGACTCAGAGGCTGCGAAAGACTTATTTCAAGAAACGCTGTTTCGTGCATTGTCAAACAAGGATAAGTATAGTGTAGGCACAAATATCAAAGCGTGGCTATATACTATCATGCGCAATATCTTTAT
The Niastella koreensis GR20-10 genome window above contains:
- a CDS encoding MerR family transcriptional regulator → MNAFTIKDLENLSGIKAHTIRIWEQRYSFLRPQRTTTNIRYYTNEELKIVLNIALLNKYGYKISHIDKMSSAEVREKIVSLSHAEAQQERLVNDLLQYMIDLDLEKFEDLLDNYIQAKGIDKVISFLIFPFLDKIGILWQASHIHPAQEHVVTNIIRQKLIVGIECVVSHITVNKKVILFLPEGEYHELGLLYTYYLLKSRGVQVIYLGANVPFHDLEFITSYKQPDYLYTHLTCIAGNFNFEKFLTKIHQHAPQVQIIVSGQLTNCNMKKLPAGVLLKRSLSEVMEFIAAL
- a CDS encoding carbamoyltransferase family protein; translation: MYILGLNAYHADSSAAIFKDGKMIAATEEERFRRQKHWAGFPSMAVQFCLKEAGISLSQVDHIAIGRDPSAKMNKKLMFLLKNPGGGFNAVLDRLKNARKVASLEEEFILIDNTVDKAVIKSKIHQIEHHRSHLASAFFASPFEEAALLSIDGSGDFTTTMTGIGKGNQIEVLESVDFPHSVGLFYTALTQLLGFPHYGDEYKVMGLAPYGEPKYVDKLKEVLRFENNGLFSLDLKYFRSAKSGIVSYGDDHIPVVAPLYTDLMVEKFGAVRKKEEPLSQYHKDLAASVQRVTEELIFHILNHLQKRTGLTSVCIAGGVAQNSVANGKLTRNTGFKNVYIPSAGHDAGISMGSALYVYNHILKQERAAPIWSAYTGSRFSNEEIEQYLQSRNITYKRLSDEELYDKVSDQLINAGVVGWFNGRAEFGPRALGARSILADPRRSDAKDLLNAKIKRRESFRPFAPSILKEFVGEYFEVNDEVPFMEKVFPIKKEKHAVIPAVTHADGTGRLQTVDKVVTPRYYALIEAFRKKTGVPILLNTSFNENEPIVNSPHDALECYLRTNMDMLVLENCVITRNGSL
- the fcl gene encoding GDP-L-fucose synthase produces the protein MNKSDKIYVAGHRGMVGSALVRKLKKEGFENLVLRTSAELDLRNQQAVEAFMDQEKPDYVFVAAAKVGGILANNTYRADFIYDNILMQSNLIHESWVNGVKKLMFLGSSCIYPKLAPQPLKEEYLLTGLLEDTNEPYAIAKIAGIKMCDAYRAQYGCNFISVMPTNLYGPNDNYSLETSHVLPALIRKIHEAKLNNEPSVVMWGTGTPKREFLHADDLADACFFLMQTYNEPGLVNVGVGDDIAIKDLALLIKDVIGYNGDIEHDLSKPDGTPRKLMDVQKLTRLGWKAKIGLREGIERVYKEFSQLYAAGV
- a CDS encoding glycosyltransferase family 2 protein; this translates as MKISIITATYNSANTVRDTLACIASQRYANIEHIIVDGLSKDNTLDIVKQFPHVAKVISEKDKGIYDAMNKGVQQATGDVIGILNSDDFYSDPFVLEKVAAAFKNPAVEAVYGDLQYVKQDNVQVVTRTWKSGKYQKRFLYYGWMPPHPTFFVRRNIYDKCGLFNITLRSAADYELMLRVLLKHNTQVEYIPEVLVKMRAGGMSNASLKNRLRANREDEMAWKLNDLKPYFFTTWLKPLRKVFQFITR
- a CDS encoding tyrosine-protein phosphatase codes for the protein MFSIFNKKPKIQLDLSVVGTDMHSHLLPGIDDGSPDVETSLQLIAGLQDLGYRKFITTPHILWDMYKNDAVSIGAAHSELQQALQQNNSDVPIRAAAEYFLDEHFDELLETNTPLLTIHENWVLVEFSFVTTPLNFKEKLFNMQMKGYQPILAHPERYLYFMSDKRWYDELKDAGCYFQLNILSLTGYYGKASLQLAQYLLNKRYINLLGTDCHHFRHLNTLRAAKNIMEPVLSLLDSGQLLNPTL
- the gmd gene encoding GDP-mannose 4,6-dehydratase, with amino-acid sequence MAKVALVTGITGQDGAYLTDLLLKKGYIVHGIKRRSSLFNTERIDHLYQDPHEKNVQLTLHYGDLTDSTNLIRIIQETQPDEIYNLAAMSHVHVSFETPEYTANADGIGTLRILEAVRLLGLTQKTKVYQASTSELYGLVQEVPQSERTPFYPRSPYAVAKLYGYWITVNYREAYNMFAVNGILFNHESPLRGETFVTRKITRGVAKIALGLQDKIYLGNLDAQRDWGHAKDYVEAMWLILQQEKPEDYVIATGITTPVREFVRMAFNEVGIELEFKGKNENEVGMVKACNNPEFKIEIGKEVIAVDKRYYRPTEVDLLIGDPTKAQTQLGWKPKYDLPALVEEMVANDVELFKKEQLLKESGYYVRNQFE